Proteins encoded together in one Onychomys torridus chromosome 1, mOncTor1.1, whole genome shotgun sequence window:
- the Klk5 gene encoding kallikrein-5, with amino-acid sequence MARAGHPWKWLMATLIATLVLGASEPVLADDVSSCDNSGNRPSGTNRDLSKESQSGEDTGSDSSSRIVNGSDCEKDAEPWQGALLLGPNKLYCGAVLINPQWLLTAAHCRKPVFRIRLGHHSLSPVYESGQQMFQGIKSIPHPGYSHPGHSNDLMLIKMNRKIRDSHSVKPIKIASECPAQGTRCMVSGWGTTSSSHNNFPKVLQCLNVTVLSEERCKNSYPGQIDKTMFCAGDEEGRDSCQGDSGGPVVCNGQLQGLVSWGDFPCAQRNRPGVYTNLCVFSKWIEDTIKSNS; translated from the exons ATGGCGAGGGCAGGACATCCATGGAAGTGGTTGATGGCTACCCTGATTGCAACCCTGGTTCTGGGGGCCTCAG AGCCTGTTCTCGCTGATGATGTTTCCTCTTGTGACAACTCTGGTAACCGGCCCTCTGGGACTAACAGAGACCTCAGCAAGGAGTCCCAGTCAGGGGAGGACACCGGGTCGGACAGCAGCTCTCGCATTGTGAACGGGTCAGATTGCGAAAAGGATGCGGAGCCATGGCAGGGTGCTCTGCTGCTGGGACCCAACAAGCTGTACTGTGGGGCGGTGCTGATCAACCCACAGTGGCTTCTCACAGCAGCGCACTGCAGAAAGCC AGTGTTCAGAATCCGTCTGGGCCACCATTCCCTGTCACCTGTCTACGAGTCTGGGCAGCAGATGTTCCAGGGAATTAAATCCATCCCCCACCCTGGTTACTCCCACCCTGGCCACTCCAATGACCTCATGCTCatcaaaatgaacagaaaaatccGTGACTCTCACTCAGTGAAGCCCATCAAAATTGCTTCTGAATGTCCCGCCCAGGGGACCAGGTGCATGGTGTCTGGCTGGGGGACAACAAGCAGCAGCCACA ATAACTTCCCCAAAGTCCTCCAGTGCCTGAATGTCACTGTGCTGAGTGAGGAGAGGTGTAAAAACTCCTACCCGGGACAGATAGACAAGACCATGTTCTGTGCTGGTGATGAAGAGGGTAGAGACTCCTGCCAG GGTGATTCTGGGGGACCTGTGGTCTGCAATGGCCAGCTGCAGGGCCTTGTATCCTGGGGTGATTTCCCCTGTGCCCAGCGGAACAGGCCAGGTGTCTACACCAACCTATGTGTGTTCTCTAAGTGGATTGAGGACACCATCAAGTCCAACTCATGA